In Saccharothrix violaceirubra, the following are encoded in one genomic region:
- a CDS encoding LysR family transcriptional regulator yields the protein MERRDLEIFLTLAEELHFGRTARRLHVSQARVSQTVKDLERRIGAPLFDRTSRRVELTPLGRRLRDDVGPAFQRITEGVDRAVRAARDTSLLRIGFQAPAVADLVPHVLGRYRRRNPGAEVRMREADFADPFGLLRHDEVDVLVTLFPVDEVDLVAGPVVFTEPLVLAVAGTHPFTRRPEVTLDDLARDVVFRAAFRMDATPAGHPVEHGRDVTTFQELLAAVADGEGVCPLGAHAAEYFARPGVAFLPVVDAPAVEWGLVWRRGGETAVVREIVGVAG from the coding sequence ATGGAGCGTCGGGACCTGGAGATCTTTCTGACCTTGGCCGAAGAACTGCACTTCGGACGCACCGCCCGACGCCTGCACGTGTCCCAGGCCCGGGTCAGCCAGACCGTCAAAGACCTGGAACGCCGGATCGGTGCGCCGTTGTTCGACCGCACCAGCCGCCGGGTCGAGTTGACGCCGCTGGGCCGACGGCTGCGCGACGACGTCGGCCCCGCGTTCCAGCGGATCACCGAGGGCGTCGACCGGGCCGTGAGAGCGGCCCGGGACACCTCGCTGTTGCGCATCGGCTTCCAGGCACCCGCCGTCGCCGACCTCGTCCCGCACGTGCTCGGCCGCTACCGCAGGCGCAACCCCGGCGCCGAGGTCCGGATGCGGGAGGCCGACTTCGCCGACCCGTTCGGGCTCCTGCGGCACGACGAGGTGGACGTGCTGGTCACGCTGTTCCCGGTCGACGAAGTCGACCTCGTCGCGGGTCCCGTCGTGTTCACCGAGCCTCTCGTGCTGGCCGTGGCCGGCACGCACCCGTTCACCCGACGACCCGAGGTCACGCTCGACGACCTCGCCCGGGACGTGGTGTTCCGGGCCGCGTTCCGGATGGACGCGACACCCGCCGGCCACCCGGTCGAGCACGGCCGGGACGTGACCACGTTCCAGGAACTGCTCGCGGCCGTGGCCGACGGCGAGGGCGTGTGCCCGCTGGGCGCCCACGCCGCCGAGTACTTCGCCCGGCCCGGCGTCGCGTTCCTCCCCGTCGTCGACGCGCCCGCGGTGGAGTGGGGGTTGGTGTGGCGGCGCGGCGGCGAGACGGCCGTCGTCCGGGAGATCGTGGGGGTGGCGGGCTAA
- a CDS encoding Hsp70 family protein yields MRVLSIDLGTSNTVAVLAAHGRPPRVVEVDGSATMPSAVYCEEDGTLVVGRDAERRARLDPSRFEPNPKRRVDEGALLLGDNVVPVTDALAAVLRRVLDETTRQLGAAALDEIRLTHPAEWGATRRNVLLSAARLAGLTGELVLVPEPVAAASHYASLAVGQALAVYDLGAGTLDVAIVGATQNGFAVLADDGLPDLGGLDVDQALLEHVGRQVSHRDPAAWQRLLRPDSTADRRARRALQEDVRAAKESLSRHPHTEVPMPEPFEDVLVSRSDLEALIKPSLLRSVELLAATIRSTGIAPEHLAGIYLVGGSSRIPLVASMIAGHLRVVPTSRDQPETAVALGAHHVPKDGIGPRPPKPASAEPATVVTTSVTPVVGGPRPVGPAVGGPHPTTPAAGLPHPANPAASGPYPVNPAVSGAHPVNPAMSGPYPVNPNTSGAYGIDQQVFNFPSVGDRQTKPRGKSPRKAWIALGAAVAVVLAVVGGIYAFAGQGIPDAQECKTDLAKDAQGFTHCLRQLAGAVPDTATCKPGAVEGAGLDAIKGTVISCSLRDDYTVQYVLTDTVTGAEQGADAVVRSLKSDIVQADWAGNGLAGRYRSAAGDGVGLLVFTSAGLPVFGIVTKSSGGDDLTADGMADYFERTVQPGT; encoded by the coding sequence ATGCGCGTGCTGTCCATCGACCTGGGCACCTCCAACACCGTCGCGGTCCTCGCCGCGCACGGTCGGCCGCCCCGGGTGGTCGAAGTGGACGGTTCGGCGACCATGCCGTCGGCGGTCTACTGCGAGGAGGACGGCACGCTCGTCGTCGGCCGCGACGCCGAACGCCGCGCCCGCCTCGACCCGTCGCGGTTCGAGCCCAACCCCAAGCGCCGCGTGGACGAAGGCGCCCTGCTGCTCGGCGACAACGTCGTCCCCGTCACCGACGCGCTGGCCGCCGTGCTGCGCCGCGTGCTGGACGAGACGACCCGCCAGCTCGGTGCCGCCGCCCTCGACGAGATCCGCCTCACCCACCCCGCCGAGTGGGGCGCGACCCGGCGCAACGTCCTGCTCTCGGCGGCCAGGCTCGCGGGTCTGACCGGCGAACTGGTGCTCGTGCCCGAACCCGTGGCGGCGGCGTCGCACTACGCCTCGCTGGCGGTCGGGCAGGCGCTCGCGGTCTACGACCTCGGCGCGGGCACGCTGGACGTGGCGATCGTCGGCGCGACGCAGAACGGCTTCGCGGTGCTGGCCGACGACGGCCTGCCCGACCTGGGTGGCCTCGACGTCGACCAGGCGTTGCTGGAACACGTCGGCCGCCAGGTCTCCCACCGCGACCCGGCCGCGTGGCAGCGGCTGCTGCGCCCGGACTCGACCGCCGACCGCCGTGCCCGACGCGCGTTGCAGGAGGACGTGCGCGCGGCCAAGGAGTCGCTGTCCCGGCACCCGCACACCGAGGTGCCGATGCCGGAACCGTTCGAGGACGTGCTGGTCAGCCGCTCGGACCTGGAAGCGCTGATCAAGCCGAGCCTGCTGCGCAGCGTCGAGCTGCTGGCCGCGACGATCCGGTCGACGGGCATCGCGCCCGAGCATTTGGCGGGCATCTACCTGGTCGGCGGTTCGAGCCGGATCCCCCTGGTCGCGTCCATGATCGCCGGGCACCTGCGGGTCGTGCCGACGAGCCGGGACCAGCCCGAGACCGCCGTCGCGCTCGGCGCGCACCACGTGCCCAAGGACGGCATCGGCCCCCGCCCGCCGAAGCCCGCCTCGGCGGAGCCCGCCACGGTCGTGACCACGTCGGTCACGCCCGTGGTCGGCGGTCCGCGCCCGGTCGGCCCCGCCGTGGGCGGCCCGCACCCGACGACCCCCGCCGCCGGCCTGCCCCACCCGGCCAACCCGGCGGCGAGCGGTCCCTACCCGGTCAACCCGGCCGTGAGCGGCGCGCACCCGGTCAACCCCGCGATGAGCGGTCCGTACCCGGTCAACCCGAACACCAGTGGCGCGTACGGCATCGACCAGCAGGTGTTCAACTTCCCCAGCGTCGGCGACCGGCAGACCAAGCCGCGCGGCAAGAGCCCGCGCAAGGCGTGGATCGCGCTCGGTGCCGCCGTGGCCGTGGTGCTCGCCGTGGTCGGCGGCATCTACGCGTTCGCCGGTCAGGGCATCCCCGACGCCCAGGAGTGCAAGACCGACCTGGCGAAGGACGCCCAGGGCTTCACCCACTGCCTGCGCCAACTCGCCGGCGCCGTGCCCGACACCGCGACCTGTAAGCCGGGTGCGGTCGAGGGTGCCGGCCTGGACGCGATCAAGGGCACCGTGATCAGCTGCTCGCTGCGTGACGACTACACCGTGCAGTACGTCCTCACGGACACGGTAACCGGCGCCGAACAGGGCGCGGACGCGGTGGTGCGCTCGCTCAAGTCCGACATCGTCCAGGCGGACTGGGCGGGCAACGGGCTGGCCGGCCGGTACCGGTCGGCGGCCGGCGACGGCGTCGGCCTGCTCGTGTTCACCAGCGCGGGCCTGCCGGTGTTCGGCATCGTCACCAAGAGCAGCGGTGGCGACGACCTGACCGCCGACGGCATGGCCGACTACTTCGAACGCACTGTTCAGCCCGGCACGTGA
- a CDS encoding MFS transporter, which yields MTTVDVVQRKVLRVLAGTQVLGSAGVTIGLTVSALAAASLSGSDTVGGVAQTSAVLGSALFALPAARLAARSGRRPALIAGYGIGALGAVCAAIGVITESWQVVVAALLLFGAAGAANLSTRYAAADLADPSRRARSMALVVWMATVGAVAGPNLAEPAGKVARALDLPVNAGPFLLSAVVFAAAGVFVLALLRPDPLTIARSRAAVVTPAHCAGGVADTRGSWQVWRSLSGQARLALSAIALCHTAMVGLMSMTPVHMNHAGSSLSVVGIVISLHVAGMYIASPVFGWLADRVGRVPVLAIGSALVVAAAAIAGMAESHDAPQLAIGLTVLGFGWSAGLVSGSALLTESVSPDDRPAAQGLSDLLMNVAGAAGGIAAGVVVATWSFAALGLVVGVTALPLLVVCLFAALR from the coding sequence ATGACGACCGTCGACGTGGTGCAGCGCAAGGTGTTGCGGGTGCTCGCGGGCACGCAGGTGCTCGGCTCGGCCGGGGTGACCATCGGCCTCACGGTGAGCGCCCTCGCGGCGGCCTCGCTGTCCGGTTCGGACACGGTCGGCGGCGTCGCCCAGACCAGCGCGGTGCTCGGCTCGGCGTTGTTCGCGCTGCCCGCCGCCCGGCTCGCGGCCCGCAGCGGCAGACGTCCGGCGCTGATCGCCGGGTACGGCATCGGCGCGCTGGGCGCCGTGTGCGCCGCGATCGGCGTGATCACGGAGTCGTGGCAGGTGGTGGTGGCCGCGCTGCTGCTGTTCGGTGCGGCCGGTGCCGCCAACCTGTCCACCCGCTACGCGGCGGCCGACCTGGCCGACCCGAGCCGGCGGGCCCGGTCGATGGCGCTGGTCGTGTGGATGGCCACGGTCGGCGCGGTGGCGGGCCCCAACCTGGCCGAGCCGGCCGGGAAGGTCGCGCGGGCGCTCGACCTGCCGGTCAACGCCGGACCGTTCCTGCTGTCGGCCGTCGTGTTCGCCGCCGCGGGGGTGTTCGTGCTCGCCCTGCTGCGGCCCGACCCGTTGACCATCGCCCGCTCGCGTGCCGCCGTGGTCACGCCCGCGCACTGCGCCGGTGGCGTGGCCGACACGCGCGGCTCGTGGCAGGTGTGGCGTTCGCTGAGCGGGCAGGCCCGGCTCGCGCTGTCGGCCATCGCCCTGTGCCACACGGCGATGGTCGGCCTGATGTCGATGACGCCCGTGCACATGAACCACGCGGGCTCGTCGCTGAGCGTGGTGGGCATCGTGATCAGCCTGCACGTGGCCGGCATGTACATCGCGAGCCCGGTGTTCGGCTGGCTGGCCGACCGGGTGGGCCGGGTGCCCGTGCTCGCGATCGGCAGCGCACTGGTCGTCGCGGCGGCGGCGATCGCGGGCATGGCCGAATCGCACGACGCGCCGCAGCTCGCGATCGGCCTGACGGTCCTGGGGTTCGGCTGGTCCGCCGGTCTGGTGTCGGGGTCGGCCCTGCTCACCGAGTCGGTGTCGCCGGACGACCGGCCCGCCGCCCAGGGGCTGTCCGACCTGCTGATGAACGTGGCGGGCGCGGCGGGCGGCATCGCGGCGGGCGTGGTGGTCGCGACGTGGTCGTTCGCCGCGTTGGGCCTGGTCGTGGGCGTGACCGCGCTGCCGCTGCTGGTGGTCTGCCTGTTCGCGGCGCTGCGCTGA
- a CDS encoding ATP-dependent helicase yields MVRVNVLDAFSPATRQWFAGAFAAPTAAQAGAWEAAARGEHALVVAPTGSGKTLAAFLWALDRLASAEPPADRERRCRVLYVSPLKALAVDVERNLRAPLAGIRQAAHRLSLPEPSIRVGMRTGDTPADERRAFTRTPPDVLVTTPESLFLVLTSRARESLRGVETVIVDEVHAVAGGKRGAHLALSLERLDALLERPAQRIGLSATVRPVEEVAAFLAGGRPVTLVQPALAKTIEVRVEVPVEDMSVLGEPTGEVSGSAAGAERRASIWPAVEQRVLDLVRAHRSTIVFANSRRLAERLTARLNELAVESENPSGTTDFDRTVVSDRSPTVEPGPGGRRTSRSSTERFPAEAVGQSGVTTQSGAVIARAHHGSMSREQRTVVEEELKSGRLPCVVATSSLELGIDMGAVDLVVQVEAPPTVASGLQRVGRAGHQVGAVSRGVVFPKFRGDLVSCAVVAERMRDGAIEAVRYPRNPLDVLAQQIVAMVALEPWTVDALAGLVRRAAPFAALPESALRAVLDMLSGRYPSDEFGELRPRITWDRVTGELAGRPGAQRLAVTSGGTIPDRGLFTVTTPPSENGPGSRVGELDEEMVYESRVGDTFLLGTSSWRVEDITHDRVIVVPAPGQPARMPFWKGDSPGRPLELGRALGKFLREVSAADAREAARRTAAAGLDAWATSNLVTYLTEQREATRHVPSDRTVLVERFRDELGDWRLVVHSPFGAQVNAPWALAIAARLRERRGVEVQAAHSDDGIVVRLPDAVDQEGVPVVVGAADVLLEPEEVEQVVVAEVGGSALFAARFRECAARSLLLPRRDPRRRTPLWQQRQRSAQLLSVAAKYESFPVVLEAMRECLQDVYDVPGLRELMAEVRARRVRVVEVETSSPSPFARSLLFGYVGMFLYDADAPLAERRAAALSLDSALLAELLGTEAIRELLDPEVVEEVERALQRLAPDRHVRDVEGTADLLRFLGDLSPAEAAERGVRPEWIDELVARRRVIRVRIAGQDRVLGIEDAGRVRDALGAALPVGVPEAFTEPVADPLGDLLSRYARTHGPFPAAQAAERFGLGVAVVTGVLDRMAGTGRLVRGELRPGGTHTEYCDAEVLRRLRRASLARLRSEVEPVEPAALGRFLPGWHGIGRRTRSGPTVDDVYSVVEQLAGAPLPASAVESLVLPARLPGYSPALLDELTASGEVTWTGCGALAGGDGWIALAPTDVADLLLPDLVPEAVPESSLHTAVVEALAGGALFFRQVVDRVSLHGPTTDAEVVGALWDLVWAGVVTNDTLGPLRAVVAGGGTAHKPRRSAPRGRYARMRAARPDMPSRTGPPTAAGRWSLAVVPSTDPTRRAHARAEAFLERHGVLTRGALDTERVTGGFSGVYRVLRMMEESGQVIRGYVVEGLGAAQFAARGAVDRLRALSRPAASTTPDPDAATAVVLAAADPAQPYGAALPWPAQIGESKHRPARKSGALTVLVDGVATLYVERGGRSLLSFTEEEEPLRAAAHALGRAVHDGWLGSLSVQKADGEHALSSNLSTILQEAGFRATPKGLRLRS; encoded by the coding sequence ATGGTCCGCGTGAACGTACTCGACGCATTCTCGCCCGCCACCCGGCAGTGGTTCGCCGGTGCCTTCGCCGCGCCGACGGCGGCGCAGGCCGGTGCGTGGGAGGCCGCCGCCCGGGGCGAGCACGCCCTGGTGGTCGCGCCGACGGGATCGGGCAAGACGCTGGCCGCGTTCCTGTGGGCGCTGGACCGGTTGGCGTCCGCGGAGCCACCCGCCGACCGGGAGCGGCGGTGCCGCGTGCTGTACGTCTCGCCGTTGAAGGCGTTGGCGGTGGACGTGGAGCGCAACCTGCGCGCACCGCTGGCGGGCATCCGGCAGGCCGCGCACCGGTTGTCGCTGCCGGAGCCGTCGATCCGGGTCGGCATGCGCACCGGGGACACGCCGGCCGACGAGCGGCGGGCGTTCACCCGGACACCACCGGACGTGCTGGTGACCACGCCCGAGTCGTTGTTCCTGGTGCTGACGTCGCGGGCGCGGGAGTCGTTGCGGGGTGTGGAGACGGTGATCGTCGACGAGGTGCACGCGGTGGCGGGCGGCAAGCGCGGCGCCCACCTGGCGCTGTCGTTGGAGCGGCTCGACGCGCTGCTGGAGCGGCCCGCGCAGCGGATCGGCCTGTCCGCGACGGTGCGCCCGGTCGAGGAGGTGGCCGCGTTCCTGGCCGGCGGCCGGCCGGTCACCCTGGTGCAGCCGGCCCTGGCCAAGACGATCGAGGTGCGCGTCGAGGTGCCGGTGGAGGACATGTCGGTGCTGGGCGAGCCGACCGGCGAGGTCTCGGGTTCGGCCGCGGGCGCGGAACGCCGCGCGTCGATCTGGCCGGCGGTCGAGCAGCGCGTGCTGGACCTGGTGCGCGCCCACCGGTCGACGATCGTGTTCGCGAACTCCCGGCGGTTGGCCGAACGCCTGACCGCCCGCCTGAACGAACTCGCCGTCGAGTCGGAAAACCCTTCGGGCACGACGGACTTCGACCGGACGGTGGTTTCCGACCGGTCGCCGACGGTCGAGCCGGGGCCGGGCGGGCGGCGGACCTCCCGGTCGTCCACCGAGCGGTTCCCGGCCGAGGCCGTGGGGCAGTCGGGGGTCACGACGCAGTCGGGTGCGGTCATCGCGCGGGCGCACCACGGTTCGATGTCGCGCGAGCAGCGGACCGTGGTGGAGGAGGAGCTGAAGTCCGGGCGGCTGCCGTGCGTGGTGGCCACGTCGTCGCTCGAACTCGGCATCGACATGGGCGCGGTCGACCTCGTGGTGCAGGTGGAGGCACCGCCGACGGTCGCGTCCGGGCTGCAACGGGTCGGCCGGGCCGGGCACCAGGTCGGCGCGGTGTCGCGCGGGGTGGTGTTCCCCAAGTTCCGGGGCGACCTGGTGTCCTGCGCGGTGGTCGCGGAGCGGATGCGGGACGGCGCCATCGAGGCCGTGCGGTACCCGCGCAACCCGCTGGACGTGCTCGCGCAGCAGATCGTCGCGATGGTGGCGCTCGAACCGTGGACCGTCGACGCGCTCGCCGGGCTCGTGCGGCGGGCCGCGCCGTTCGCCGCGCTGCCGGAGTCGGCGTTGCGGGCCGTACTGGACATGCTGTCCGGCCGGTACCCCAGCGACGAGTTCGGCGAACTGCGACCGCGGATCACGTGGGACCGGGTCACCGGCGAACTGGCCGGGCGGCCGGGTGCGCAGCGGCTGGCCGTCACCTCGGGCGGCACGATCCCCGACCGGGGGCTGTTCACCGTGACCACGCCGCCGTCCGAGAACGGTCCGGGATCGCGGGTCGGCGAACTGGACGAGGAGATGGTGTACGAGTCGCGGGTCGGCGACACGTTCCTGCTCGGCACCTCGTCGTGGCGGGTCGAGGACATCACGCACGACCGCGTGATCGTCGTACCGGCGCCCGGACAGCCCGCGCGGATGCCGTTCTGGAAGGGCGATTCGCCGGGCCGCCCGCTGGAACTCGGGCGGGCGCTGGGGAAGTTCCTGCGCGAGGTGTCCGCGGCCGACGCGCGGGAGGCCGCGCGGCGCACGGCGGCGGCCGGGCTGGACGCGTGGGCGACCTCGAACCTGGTGACGTACCTGACCGAACAGCGCGAGGCGACCCGGCACGTGCCCAGTGACCGGACGGTGCTGGTCGAGCGGTTCCGGGACGAGCTGGGCGACTGGCGGCTGGTGGTGCACTCGCCGTTCGGCGCGCAGGTGAACGCGCCGTGGGCGTTGGCGATCGCGGCGCGGTTGCGGGAGCGGCGCGGCGTCGAGGTGCAGGCGGCGCACTCCGACGACGGGATCGTGGTGCGGCTGCCGGACGCGGTGGACCAGGAGGGCGTGCCGGTCGTCGTCGGCGCGGCGGACGTGCTGCTCGAACCCGAGGAGGTCGAGCAGGTCGTCGTGGCCGAGGTGGGCGGGTCGGCGCTGTTCGCGGCCCGGTTCCGGGAGTGCGCGGCCCGGTCGCTGCTGCTGCCCCGCCGTGATCCGAGACGTCGGACCCCGTTGTGGCAGCAGCGACAGCGCTCCGCGCAACTGCTGTCCGTGGCGGCGAAGTACGAGAGCTTCCCGGTGGTCCTGGAGGCGATGCGCGAATGCCTTCAGGACGTGTACGACGTGCCCGGCCTGCGGGAACTGATGGCCGAGGTACGGGCGAGACGGGTGCGCGTGGTGGAGGTGGAGACCTCGTCGCCGTCGCCGTTCGCACGCAGCCTGCTGTTCGGCTACGTCGGGATGTTCCTGTACGACGCGGACGCGCCACTGGCCGAGCGGCGGGCGGCGGCCCTGTCGCTGGACTCGGCGCTGCTGGCCGAACTGCTGGGCACGGAGGCGATCCGCGAGCTGCTCGACCCCGAGGTGGTCGAGGAGGTCGAGCGGGCGTTGCAGCGGCTCGCGCCGGACCGGCACGTGCGGGATGTCGAGGGCACGGCGGATCTCCTGCGGTTCCTGGGCGACCTGTCGCCCGCCGAGGCGGCCGAGCGGGGCGTCCGTCCGGAGTGGATCGACGAACTGGTGGCGCGGCGGCGGGTGATCCGGGTGCGGATCGCGGGGCAGGACCGGGTGCTCGGCATCGAGGACGCGGGGCGGGTGCGGGACGCGCTCGGCGCGGCGTTGCCGGTCGGCGTGCCGGAGGCGTTCACCGAGCCGGTGGCCGATCCGCTCGGCGACCTGTTGTCGCGCTACGCCCGGACGCACGGACCGTTCCCGGCCGCGCAGGCGGCCGAGCGGTTCGGGCTCGGGGTCGCGGTGGTGACCGGTGTGCTGGACCGCATGGCGGGCACGGGCCGGCTGGTGCGCGGCGAACTGCGGCCGGGCGGCACGCACACCGAGTACTGCGATGCCGAGGTGCTGCGCCGGTTGCGGCGCGCGTCGCTGGCCCGGCTGCGGTCCGAGGTCGAACCGGTGGAACCGGCGGCCCTGGGCCGGTTCCTGCCCGGTTGGCACGGCATCGGGCGACGGACGAGATCGGGGCCGACGGTCGACGACGTGTACTCGGTCGTCGAGCAGTTGGCGGGCGCGCCGCTGCCGGCGAGCGCCGTGGAATCACTGGTGCTGCCCGCCCGGCTGCCCGGCTACAGCCCGGCGTTGCTGGACGAACTGACCGCGTCGGGCGAGGTGACGTGGACGGGCTGCGGTGCGCTCGCGGGCGGCGACGGGTGGATCGCACTGGCGCCGACGGACGTGGCGGACCTGCTGCTGCCCGACCTGGTGCCCGAGGCCGTGCCGGAGTCGTCGCTGCACACGGCCGTGGTGGAGGCGTTGGCGGGCGGCGCGTTGTTCTTCCGCCAGGTGGTCGACCGCGTGTCGCTGCACGGCCCGACGACGGACGCCGAGGTGGTCGGCGCGCTGTGGGACCTGGTGTGGGCGGGCGTGGTCACCAACGACACGCTGGGCCCGCTGCGGGCCGTGGTGGCGGGTGGCGGCACAGCGCACAAACCAAGACGTTCGGCGCCACGCGGCCGTTATGCCCGCATGCGCGCCGCGCGACCCGACATGCCCAGTCGCACCGGCCCACCCACGGCGGCGGGTCGCTGGTCGTTGGCCGTGGTCCCGTCCACCGACCCGACCCGCCGGGCGCACGCGCGGGCCGAGGCTTTCCTGGAACGCCACGGGGTCCTGACCCGGGGCGCGCTGGACACCGAACGCGTGACTGGCGGCTTCAGCGGCGTGTACCGCGTGCTGCGGATGATGGAGGAGTCGGGCCAGGTGATCCGCGGCTACGTCGTGGAGGGCCTGGGTGCCGCCCAGTTCGCGGCGAGGGGTGCCGTCGACCGCCTCCGCGCCCTGTCGAGACCGGCGGCGTCCACGACACCCGACCCGGACGCCGCCACCGCGGTGGTCCTGGCGGCGGCGGACCCCGCCCAGCCGTACGGCGCCGCCCTGCCCTGGCCCGCCCAGATCGGCGAGTCCAAACACCGGCCCGCACGCAAGTCCGGTGCGCTGACCGTCCTGGTCGACGGCGTGGCGACGCTGTACGTCGAGCGCGGCGGCAGGTCGCTGCTCTCGTTCACCGAGGAGGAGGAGCCACTCCGCGCGGCAGCCCACGCTTTGGGCCGCGCCGTCCACGACGGCTGGTTGGGCAGCCTGTCCGTGCAGAAGGCGGACGGCGAACACGCCCTGTCCTCAAACCTGTCCACGATCCTCCAGGAGGCCGGCTTCCGAGCCACCCCCAAGGGCCTGCGCCTGCGCTCCTGA
- a CDS encoding cupin domain-containing protein codes for MEKPLIVRSPEAELLDADPSATVTLLADTATATANRSRFAAGANGAPPHFHTKATELFFVVSGSLDVLLDQEVRTLAEGDFLLVPPGVHHAFGATSGKDADVLFVFTPGIGRFDYYRLLDRVQRGQADPAEIGASQDRFDNHYVDSPTWTRHRVG; via the coding sequence ATGGAAAAGCCGCTGATCGTCCGCTCCCCGGAAGCCGAACTCCTCGACGCCGACCCGTCCGCGACGGTCACCCTGCTGGCCGACACGGCGACGGCGACCGCCAACCGCTCCCGCTTCGCCGCCGGGGCGAACGGCGCGCCGCCGCACTTCCACACGAAGGCCACCGAGCTGTTCTTCGTCGTGTCCGGCAGCCTCGACGTCCTGCTCGACCAGGAGGTCCGGACCCTGGCCGAAGGCGACTTCCTCCTGGTGCCGCCGGGTGTGCACCACGCGTTCGGCGCGACCTCGGGGAAGGACGCGGACGTGCTCTTCGTGTTCACGCCGGGCATCGGCCGGTTCGACTACTACCGCCTGCTCGACCGCGTGCAGCGGGGACAGGCGGACCCGGCCGAGATCGGCGCGTCCCAGGACCGGTTCGACAACCACTACGTCGACAGCCCGACCTGGACGCGGCACCGCGTCGGCTAG